A single genomic interval of Melanotaenia boesemani isolate fMelBoe1 chromosome 4, fMelBoe1.pri, whole genome shotgun sequence harbors:
- the fhip1aa gene encoding protein FAM160A1 isoform X2 — translation MMASMVANGNATGDEPSLVLKGVDPETCMIVFKNHWAQVVKILEKHDPLRSASTLPSLSVINLSSSSSGSPRFGSIPGDEASAVQNYVEHMLFLLMEEESGQAGAMGPILEFVVMENVMERLFVWSLRREFTDDMKLEQLKMYEMLVGQAHQPLLHHKPILRPLMMLLSSCSGTAAPAVEAELVLLLNQLCYILAKDPSILELFFHTSEDQGATNFLIFSLLIPFIHREGRVGLQARDALLLIMSLSAENERVAKHIAESTYFCPVLATGLSGLYSSLPTKLDIPSEEWHCLNKEDWLKMPSLVQFLNSLEFCNAVIQVSHPAIRDQLVAYIYNGFLVPVLAPALHKLTLEEVMTTTAYLDLFLRSVSEPALLQTFLSFILLHRHESVHILDTLVSRINTPFQLGTVSLALFRTLIGLYCEDVMLQLVLRYLIPCNHMMLSQRRVVKERDFYSTSAAKILALTPSFCSPDCCPPPLRQLDSILFSKGTETTNNSSSPDELKSFSEEDDGSGNSCTIGSEIYLDVSYLHYLYDARLSISSCIQACRIWSALYDGEDPPPEKYQPGVLEEPALKCRQTQTALKRVPQLLVPRSRPSVLPSTEPPSVNQLELEWDDSYDACPVQTAEAPVENIPSQPPSTDPPKHIQEMRRTAIMLVKGSYIEENEFQDDVMVYDLVAKKDVTDGEHTKRKPSGSQSEETHPGSAEVPLRNGLNLTLPASVMTDNGKNSLETETKSPTDCNANFQNAVVVESGDDLLAQYEELIRTLDPEVGGKQVKGDGELKKPITPMEEEEEEAMDFSFSAETPEPEKLHSPFGTVNRFRSGSANRSHSVPFTGPFVSVLLSRLENMLSNSLHLNLLLTGILAQLAAYPQPLLRSFLLNTNLVFQPTVRSLYQVLATVKNQIEEQAASRKDFPELITAAQHWLLAREAAFMTTDKSSNSGSNHHDGGRILKNSPPPKPKAISLDQTEVFATVLFTEFLKELAAIAQEHSILSYIPMEE, via the exons ATGATGGCCTCTATGGTCGCCAATGGAAATGCCACTGGAGATGAGCCGTCTCTGGTCTTGAAAGGGGTGGATCCAGAAACCTGCATGATTGTTTTCAAGAACCACTGGGCTCAG GTGGTGAAGATCCTTGAGAAACATGATCCTCTGCGCAGCGCCTCCACTTTGCCCTCTCTGAGTGTCATCAACCTCAGCTCCAGCTCAAGTGGCAGCCCTCGCTTCGGCTCCATCCCCGGAGACGAAGCAAGCGCTGTGCAGAACTATGTGGAGCACATGCTCTTCCTGCTGATGGAAGAGGAGAGCGGTCAGGCTGGAGCCATGGGCCCCATCCTAGAGTTTGTGGTGATGGAGAATGTGATGGAACGTCTGTTTGTGTGGAGCCTCCGCAGGGAGTTCACAGATGACATGAAACTGGAGCAGCTGAAGATGTATGAGATGCTGGTGGGCCAGGCGCACCAGCCTCTGCTGCATCACAAACCCATCCTGCGGCCGCTCATGATGCTGCTGTCCTCCTGTTCGGGCACAGCAGCGCCTGCTGTCGAAGCGGAGCTGGTGCTGCTGCTCAATCAGCTGTGCTACATTTTGGCAAAGGACCCCTCGATTCTGGAGTTATTTTTCCACACCAGCGAAGATCAGGGAGCCACCAACTTCCTCATCTTCTCTCTGCTCATCCCCTTCATTCACAGGGAAGGCAGAGTGGGCCTGCAAGCCAGAGATGCCCTGCTGCTCATAATGTCATTGTCTGCTGAGAACGAACGAGTGGCCAAACACATAGCAGAGAGCACCTACTTCTGCCCG GTGCTGGCTACAGGTTTAAGTGGCCTGTACTCCTCTCTGCCCACCAAGCTGGACATTCCCAGTGAAGAGTGGCACTGCCTTAACAAAGAAGACTGGCTGAAGATGCCTTCACTTGTCCAGTTTCTCAACTCATTGGAATTCTGCAATGCTGTTATTCAG GTGTCCCACCCAGCTATCAGAGACCAGTTGGTAGCTTACATCTATAATGGTTTCCTCGTGCCTGTCCTAGCACCAGCACTTCACAAG CTCACTCTGGAGGAGGTGATGACCACTACAGCGTACCTGGATCTCTTCCTGAGAAGCGTATCTGAGCCTGCCCTGCTGCAAACTTTTCtctccttcatcctcctccaccGACATGAGAGCGTCCATATTTTAGATACGCTGGTCAGCCGGATCAACACCCCTTTCCAG TTAGGCACTGTGTCACTGGCACTGTTCCGCACTCTCATTGGCTTATACTGTGAAGATGTGATGCTGCAGCTTGTGTTGAG GTATCTGATTCCCTGCAATCACATGATGTTGAGTCAGAGACGTGTGGTGAAAGAGAGGGACTTCTACTCGACGTCAGCAGCTAAGATCTTGGCGCTGACGCCATCATTCTGCTCTCCCGATTGCTGCCCCCCGCCCCTCCGACAACTGGACTCCATCCTTTTTTCCAAGGGTACAGAGACTACCAACAACTCCAGCAGCCCAG ATGAACTAAAGAGCTTCTCAGAGGAGGATGATGGTTCAGGTAACTCCTGCACCATTGGCTCAGAAATCTACCTGGATGTCAGTTACCTTCATTACCTCTATGACGCCCGACTTAGCATCAGCAGCTGCATACAGGCTTGTCGGATTTGGTCAGCTCTGTATGATGGTGAGGACCCACCTCCTGAGAAATACCAGCCAGGAGTCCTCGAGGAGCCAGCTCTTAAATGTAGACAAACCCAGACTGCTCTGAAAAGAGTTCCACAGTTGCTTGTGCCACGTTCTCGGCCCAGCGTGCTACCAAGTACAGAGCCGCCCTCAGTCAATCAGCTGGAGCTGGAGTGGGATGATAGCTATGACGCGTGCCCAGTGCAAACAGCTGAGGCTCCTGTGGAAAACATACCTTCGCAGCCACCTTCCACTGACCCCCCAAAACACATCCAGGAAATGAGGAGAACCGCCATCATGTTGGTTAAAGGTTCATACATTGAGGAAAAtgagttccaggatgatgtcaTGGTATATGATCTTGTCGCAAAGAAGGACGTCACAGATGGTGAGCACACCAAGCGCAAACCCAGTGGTTCACAATCAGAGGAAACCCATCCGGGCTCAGCTGAAGTCCCACTAAGAAATGGGCTCAACCTAACACTCCCAGCCTCTGTAATGACTGATAACGGCAAGAACAGTTTGGAGACAGAGACCAAAAGTCCCACAGATTGTAATGCCAACTTCCAAAATGCTGTTGTTGTTGAGTCGGGTGATGATCTTTTAGCTCAGTATGAGGAGCTTATTCGTACTCTGGACCCTGAAGTAGGTGGAAAACAGGTCAAAGGTGATGGAGAGTTGAAGAAGCCCATTACAcccatggaggaagaggaggaggaagcgaTGGACTTCAGCTTCTCTGCTGAAACACCAGAGCCAGAGAAACTTCATTCACCGTTTGGCACAGTTAATAGGTTTCGCAGTGGAAGTGCAAATAGAAGCCATTCAGTGCCTTTTACAG GTCCATTTGTGAGTGTGCTGTTATCTCGTCTGGAGAATATGCTTTCAAACTCACTTCATCTTAACCTGTTGTTGACGGGGATTCTGGCCCAGTTGGCTGCGTACCCTCAGCCTCTCCTTCGCTCTTTCCTCCTCAACACCAACTTGGTATTTCAGCCAACTGTTCGCTCCCTTTATCAG GTTCTGGCCACTGTGAAGAACCAGATAGAAGAGCAGGCTGCTAGCAGGAAGGACTTTCCAGAGCTGATCACTGCTGCCCAGCACTGGCTGTTAGCACGGGAGGCTGCATTCATGACCACAG
- the fhip1aa gene encoding protein FAM160A1 isoform X1 produces the protein MMASMVANGNATGDEPSLVLKGVDPETCMIVFKNHWAQVVKILEKHDPLRSASTLPSLSVINLSSSSSGSPRFGSIPGDEASAVQNYVEHMLFLLMEEESGQAGAMGPILEFVVMENVMERLFVWSLRREFTDDMKLEQLKMYEMLVGQAHQPLLHHKPILRPLMMLLSSCSGTAAPAVEAELVLLLNQLCYILAKDPSILELFFHTSEDQGATNFLIFSLLIPFIHREGRVGLQARDALLLIMSLSAENERVAKHIAESTYFCPVLATGLSGLYSSLPTKLDIPSEEWHCLNKEDWLKMPSLVQFLNSLEFCNAVIQVSHPAIRDQLVAYIYNGFLVPVLAPALHKLTLEEVMTTTAYLDLFLRSVSEPALLQTFLSFILLHRHESVHILDTLVSRINTPFQLGTVSLALFRTLIGLYCEDVMLQLVLRYLIPCNHMMLSQRRVVKERDFYSTSAAKILALTPSFCSPDCCPPPLRQLDSILFSKGTETTNNSSSPADELKSFSEEDDGSGNSCTIGSEIYLDVSYLHYLYDARLSISSCIQACRIWSALYDGEDPPPEKYQPGVLEEPALKCRQTQTALKRVPQLLVPRSRPSVLPSTEPPSVNQLELEWDDSYDACPVQTAEAPVENIPSQPPSTDPPKHIQEMRRTAIMLVKGSYIEENEFQDDVMVYDLVAKKDVTDGEHTKRKPSGSQSEETHPGSAEVPLRNGLNLTLPASVMTDNGKNSLETETKSPTDCNANFQNAVVVESGDDLLAQYEELIRTLDPEVGGKQVKGDGELKKPITPMEEEEEEAMDFSFSAETPEPEKLHSPFGTVNRFRSGSANRSHSVPFTGPFVSVLLSRLENMLSNSLHLNLLLTGILAQLAAYPQPLLRSFLLNTNLVFQPTVRSLYQVLATVKNQIEEQAASRKDFPELITAAQHWLLAREAAFMTTDKSSNSGSNHHDGGRILKNSPPPKPKAISLDQTEVFATVLFTEFLKELAAIAQEHSILSYIPMEE, from the exons ATGATGGCCTCTATGGTCGCCAATGGAAATGCCACTGGAGATGAGCCGTCTCTGGTCTTGAAAGGGGTGGATCCAGAAACCTGCATGATTGTTTTCAAGAACCACTGGGCTCAG GTGGTGAAGATCCTTGAGAAACATGATCCTCTGCGCAGCGCCTCCACTTTGCCCTCTCTGAGTGTCATCAACCTCAGCTCCAGCTCAAGTGGCAGCCCTCGCTTCGGCTCCATCCCCGGAGACGAAGCAAGCGCTGTGCAGAACTATGTGGAGCACATGCTCTTCCTGCTGATGGAAGAGGAGAGCGGTCAGGCTGGAGCCATGGGCCCCATCCTAGAGTTTGTGGTGATGGAGAATGTGATGGAACGTCTGTTTGTGTGGAGCCTCCGCAGGGAGTTCACAGATGACATGAAACTGGAGCAGCTGAAGATGTATGAGATGCTGGTGGGCCAGGCGCACCAGCCTCTGCTGCATCACAAACCCATCCTGCGGCCGCTCATGATGCTGCTGTCCTCCTGTTCGGGCACAGCAGCGCCTGCTGTCGAAGCGGAGCTGGTGCTGCTGCTCAATCAGCTGTGCTACATTTTGGCAAAGGACCCCTCGATTCTGGAGTTATTTTTCCACACCAGCGAAGATCAGGGAGCCACCAACTTCCTCATCTTCTCTCTGCTCATCCCCTTCATTCACAGGGAAGGCAGAGTGGGCCTGCAAGCCAGAGATGCCCTGCTGCTCATAATGTCATTGTCTGCTGAGAACGAACGAGTGGCCAAACACATAGCAGAGAGCACCTACTTCTGCCCG GTGCTGGCTACAGGTTTAAGTGGCCTGTACTCCTCTCTGCCCACCAAGCTGGACATTCCCAGTGAAGAGTGGCACTGCCTTAACAAAGAAGACTGGCTGAAGATGCCTTCACTTGTCCAGTTTCTCAACTCATTGGAATTCTGCAATGCTGTTATTCAG GTGTCCCACCCAGCTATCAGAGACCAGTTGGTAGCTTACATCTATAATGGTTTCCTCGTGCCTGTCCTAGCACCAGCACTTCACAAG CTCACTCTGGAGGAGGTGATGACCACTACAGCGTACCTGGATCTCTTCCTGAGAAGCGTATCTGAGCCTGCCCTGCTGCAAACTTTTCtctccttcatcctcctccaccGACATGAGAGCGTCCATATTTTAGATACGCTGGTCAGCCGGATCAACACCCCTTTCCAG TTAGGCACTGTGTCACTGGCACTGTTCCGCACTCTCATTGGCTTATACTGTGAAGATGTGATGCTGCAGCTTGTGTTGAG GTATCTGATTCCCTGCAATCACATGATGTTGAGTCAGAGACGTGTGGTGAAAGAGAGGGACTTCTACTCGACGTCAGCAGCTAAGATCTTGGCGCTGACGCCATCATTCTGCTCTCCCGATTGCTGCCCCCCGCCCCTCCGACAACTGGACTCCATCCTTTTTTCCAAGGGTACAGAGACTACCAACAACTCCAGCAGCCCAG cAGATGAACTAAAGAGCTTCTCAGAGGAGGATGATGGTTCAGGTAACTCCTGCACCATTGGCTCAGAAATCTACCTGGATGTCAGTTACCTTCATTACCTCTATGACGCCCGACTTAGCATCAGCAGCTGCATACAGGCTTGTCGGATTTGGTCAGCTCTGTATGATGGTGAGGACCCACCTCCTGAGAAATACCAGCCAGGAGTCCTCGAGGAGCCAGCTCTTAAATGTAGACAAACCCAGACTGCTCTGAAAAGAGTTCCACAGTTGCTTGTGCCACGTTCTCGGCCCAGCGTGCTACCAAGTACAGAGCCGCCCTCAGTCAATCAGCTGGAGCTGGAGTGGGATGATAGCTATGACGCGTGCCCAGTGCAAACAGCTGAGGCTCCTGTGGAAAACATACCTTCGCAGCCACCTTCCACTGACCCCCCAAAACACATCCAGGAAATGAGGAGAACCGCCATCATGTTGGTTAAAGGTTCATACATTGAGGAAAAtgagttccaggatgatgtcaTGGTATATGATCTTGTCGCAAAGAAGGACGTCACAGATGGTGAGCACACCAAGCGCAAACCCAGTGGTTCACAATCAGAGGAAACCCATCCGGGCTCAGCTGAAGTCCCACTAAGAAATGGGCTCAACCTAACACTCCCAGCCTCTGTAATGACTGATAACGGCAAGAACAGTTTGGAGACAGAGACCAAAAGTCCCACAGATTGTAATGCCAACTTCCAAAATGCTGTTGTTGTTGAGTCGGGTGATGATCTTTTAGCTCAGTATGAGGAGCTTATTCGTACTCTGGACCCTGAAGTAGGTGGAAAACAGGTCAAAGGTGATGGAGAGTTGAAGAAGCCCATTACAcccatggaggaagaggaggaggaagcgaTGGACTTCAGCTTCTCTGCTGAAACACCAGAGCCAGAGAAACTTCATTCACCGTTTGGCACAGTTAATAGGTTTCGCAGTGGAAGTGCAAATAGAAGCCATTCAGTGCCTTTTACAG GTCCATTTGTGAGTGTGCTGTTATCTCGTCTGGAGAATATGCTTTCAAACTCACTTCATCTTAACCTGTTGTTGACGGGGATTCTGGCCCAGTTGGCTGCGTACCCTCAGCCTCTCCTTCGCTCTTTCCTCCTCAACACCAACTTGGTATTTCAGCCAACTGTTCGCTCCCTTTATCAG GTTCTGGCCACTGTGAAGAACCAGATAGAAGAGCAGGCTGCTAGCAGGAAGGACTTTCCAGAGCTGATCACTGCTGCCCAGCACTGGCTGTTAGCACGGGAGGCTGCATTCATGACCACAG